A genomic segment from Xyrauchen texanus isolate HMW12.3.18 chromosome 21, RBS_HiC_50CHRs, whole genome shotgun sequence encodes:
- the LOC127661756 gene encoding cell cycle progression protein 1-like isoform X1, giving the protein MSESSSDTESSCGWTVISNEGSDIETLGPDNVGDCDGEVSLTPDIPAAECEEESLVESSLELTLRAEVTSVVEPARETGEDVAREDHTILCSSSENSDIITLGDTREADIDTWVEPVAKETEETGSEELYLGSSSSSHYTFREVETMDWWRCGWGFSRTLWEYGSQLQSSLSFSVFPVDQPVQRDSSNSSSEEDDDEMKSSPVVRRRRVRWSTNGLEPGDSHEPQRRQEVLEEIQAPHQGQISGTLNKCILLALLIAISMGFGHFYGTVQIQERQRIVEKSRVNELETPCKREMDIVSKEVVENLKEDLEEKQDMVLSLTSIMDKITKENQHLRFKQEELQAQRQNLYNQLSQAKSEMGSRQKDLTMENQHLKITLEKEEASLSALQEELRYLRGQIRELEERGAGTDSILSENQRLKGHLQEEKQKVRSFISQREALMSEAQVLRKELDKERKVTDKLKEDLEEMSQKEEDMEGKTDPETKELQARLLELENKLRFEQQRSDLWERLYVESKEKKAKGDQDVKTKIPKDGMMGKVKETFDAVKNSTKEFVHHHKEQIKKAKEAVKENLRKFSDSVKSTFRHFKYSASNVFNRGDEKRFQERKDAKPQSQTFQQDGFKEQGNKRGEDIHWQPQKPLHRHPRKSTIDSFHGDSNTRKPGTQKDQSQKMPPKGCSGVFDCAYQESMSLFNKAMDPIRADEFNELLRSYLQKEVGYFRHWRELESFINNFFHNGVFIHDQMLFTDFVSSVEDYLEEMDEYHSLDDDVFEDLDDYIYRHIFGDTYLKYFGPSRPFEGPGSKGKPWRHCLRQKRKHQQPRPRPQRAKKWSQSGRYPNQQFADVKIELGPMPFDPKY; this is encoded by the exons ATGTCTGAAAGCTCCAGCGACACTGAATCTTCCTGTGGATGGACTGTCATTAGTAATGAG GGTTCAGATATTGAGACGCTGGGACCTGATAATGTTGGAGACTGTGATGGAGAGGTTAGCCTTACTCCGGATATACCAGCCG CAGAATGTGAAGAGGAAAGTCTGGTTGAGTCTTCTCTGGAACTCACCTTGAGAGCGGAGGTGACTTCGGTGGTGGAACCCGCCAGAGAG ACAGGAGAGGATGTTGCTCGAGAAGACCATACGATTCTTTGCTCCTCCAGTGAGAACTCTGACATCATTACTCTGGGGGACACTCGGGAGGCAGATATTGACACATGGGTGGAGCCTGTTGCTAAGGAGAcggaggaaacaggaagtgaaGAGCTCTATCTTGGATCTTCATCAAGCAGCCACTATACCTTCAGAGAGGTAGAGACAA TGGATTGGTGGAGGTGTGGATGGGGATTTTCCAGAACGCTGTGGGAATATGGCAGCCAGCTGCagagctctctctctttctcag TTTTTCCAGTGGATCAGCCTGTGCAGAGAGACTCCAGTAACAGCAGCAGcgaggaagatgatgatgagaTGAAGAGCAGTCCTGTGGTGAGGAGACGTAGAGTGAGGTGGAGCACGAATGGCTTGGAGCCCGGGGACTCGCATGAGCCACAGAGGAGACAGGAG GTCCTTGAAGAGATTCAAGCCCCCCATCAAGGCCAGATCAGCGGCACTCTGAACAAATGCATCCTTCTTGCACTGCTCATTGCCATCAGTATGGGATTTGGACACTTCTATG GCACAGTACAGATTCAGGAAAGGCAGAGGATTGTGGAAAAGAGTCGTGTGAATGAGCTGGAGACACCGTGTAAGAGAGAGATGGATATTGTCAGTAAG GAAGTGGTTGAGAATCTAAAGGAAGATCTAGAGGAAAAGCAGGATATGGTGCTGTCCCTCACAAGCATTATGGATAAAATAACTAAAGAAAACCAGCATCTCCGATTTAAACAGGAAGAGCTACAG GCACAAAGACAAAATTTATATAACCAACTGTCACAAGCCAAGAGCGAGATGGGGTCTCGGCAGAAGGATTTGACCATGGAAAACCAGCACCTTAAAATCACTCTCGAGAAAGAGGAGGCGTCCCTCTCGGCCTTACAGGAGGAACTGAGGTACCTACGTGGACAGATTCGAGAGTTAGAGGAGAGAGGAGCTGGAACAGACTCGATCTTGTCCGAAAACCAACGTTTGAAGGGCCACTTGCAAGAGGAGAAGCAGAAAGTGCGTAGCTTCATCAGCCAAAGGGAGGCGCTCATGAGCGAGGCTCAGGTCCTACGGAAGGAGCTCGATAAAGAACGAAAGGTTACAGACAAGCTGAAAGAGGACCTTGAGGAAATGAGTCAGAAAGAGGAAGACATGGAGGGAAAGACTGATCCAGAGACCAAAGAACTCCAGGCTCGTCTTCTGGAGCTCGAGAACAAGTTGCGATTTGAGCAGCAACGCTCAGATCTTTGGGAgagactctacgtagagtcaaagGAGAAGAAAGCAAAAGGTGATCAGGATGTAAAGACCAAGATTCCGAAGGATGGGATGATGGGAAAGGTGAAGGAAACTTTTGATGCTGTTAAGAATTCCACAAAAGAGTTTGTGCACCATCACAAGGAGCAGATCAAGAAGGCCAAAGAAGCAGTAAAGGAAAATCTCAGGAAGTTTTCAGACTCTGTTAAATCCACGTTCAGACACTTTAAATACTCCGCCTCCAATGTTTTCAATAGGGGTGACGAAAAGAGGTTCCAAGAGAGGAAGGACGCCAAACCTCAAAGTCAGACATTTCAGCAAGATGGGTTTAAAGAACAGGGCAACAAACGTGGAGAAGACATCCATTGGCAGCCTCAAAAACCTTTACATCGACACCCTCGCAAATCAACCATCGACTCTTTTCACGGCGATAGCAACACACGCAAACCCGGCACTCAGAAAGATCAAAGTCAGAAAATGCCCCCCAAAGGGTGTTCAGGTGTTTTTGATTGTGCTTATCAGGAGTCTATGAGTCTGTTCAATAAGGCAATGGACCCCATCCGTGCGGATGAGTTTAACGAACTCTTGCGAAGCTATCTTCAGAAAGAGGTCGGCTATTTCCGCCACTGGAGGGAGCTAGAGAGCTTCATCAATAATTTCTTCCATAATGGCGTCTTTATACACGACCAGATGCTATTTACCGACTTTGTTAGTAGTGTTGAGGATTATCTTGAGGAAATGGATGAATATCACAGTCTTGACGATGACGTATTCGAAGATCTGGATGACTACATCTACAGGCACATATTTGGCGATACGTACTTAAAATATTTTGGGCCGAG TCGACCCTTTGAAGGGCCGGGGTCAAAGGGCAAGCCATGGCGTCATTGTCTGCGGCAAAAGAGGAAGCACCAGCAGCCACGCCCTCGGCCTCAAAGAGCCAAGAAATGGAGCCAATCAGGACGCTATCCCAACCAACAGTTTGCTGATGTCAAAATAGAGCTTGGCCCTATGCCCTTTGATCCAAAATACTAG
- the LOC127661756 gene encoding cell cycle progression protein 1-like isoform X4, with protein sequence MSESSSDTESSCGWTVISNEGSDIETLGPDNVGDCDGEVSLTPDIPAAECEEESLVESSLELTLRAEVTSVVEPARETGEDVAREDHTILCSSSENSDIITLGDTREADIDTWVEPVAKETEETGSEELYLGSSSSSHYTFREVETMDWWRCGWGFSRTLWEYGSQLQSSLSFSVFPVDQPVQRDSSNSSSEEDDDEMKSSPVVRRRRVRWSTNGLEPGDSHEPQRRQEVLEEIQAPHQGQISGTLNKCILLALLIAISMGFGHFYGTVQIQERQRIVEKSRVNELETPCKREMDIVSKAQRQNLYNQLSQAKSEMGSRQKDLTMENQHLKITLEKEEASLSALQEELRYLRGQIRELEERGAGTDSILSENQRLKGHLQEEKQKVRSFISQREALMSEAQVLRKELDKERKVTDKLKEDLEEMSQKEEDMEGKTDPETKELQARLLELENKLRFEQQRSDLWERLYVESKEKKAKGDQDVKTKIPKDGMMGKVKETFDAVKNSTKEFVHHHKEQIKKAKEAVKENLRKFSDSVKSTFRHFKYSASNVFNRGDEKRFQERKDAKPQSQTFQQDGFKEQGNKRGEDIHWQPQKPLHRHPRKSTIDSFHGDSNTRKPGTQKDQSQKMPPKGCSGVFDCAYQESMSLFNKAMDPIRADEFNELLRSYLQKEVGYFRHWRELESFINNFFHNGVFIHDQMLFTDFVSSVEDYLEEMDEYHSLDDDVFEDLDDYIYRHIFGDTYLKYFGPSRPFEGPGSKGKPWRHCLRQKRKHQQPRPRPQRAKKWSQSGRYPNQQFADVKIELGPMPFDPKY encoded by the exons ATGTCTGAAAGCTCCAGCGACACTGAATCTTCCTGTGGATGGACTGTCATTAGTAATGAG GGTTCAGATATTGAGACGCTGGGACCTGATAATGTTGGAGACTGTGATGGAGAGGTTAGCCTTACTCCGGATATACCAGCCG CAGAATGTGAAGAGGAAAGTCTGGTTGAGTCTTCTCTGGAACTCACCTTGAGAGCGGAGGTGACTTCGGTGGTGGAACCCGCCAGAGAG ACAGGAGAGGATGTTGCTCGAGAAGACCATACGATTCTTTGCTCCTCCAGTGAGAACTCTGACATCATTACTCTGGGGGACACTCGGGAGGCAGATATTGACACATGGGTGGAGCCTGTTGCTAAGGAGAcggaggaaacaggaagtgaaGAGCTCTATCTTGGATCTTCATCAAGCAGCCACTATACCTTCAGAGAGGTAGAGACAA TGGATTGGTGGAGGTGTGGATGGGGATTTTCCAGAACGCTGTGGGAATATGGCAGCCAGCTGCagagctctctctctttctcag TTTTTCCAGTGGATCAGCCTGTGCAGAGAGACTCCAGTAACAGCAGCAGcgaggaagatgatgatgagaTGAAGAGCAGTCCTGTGGTGAGGAGACGTAGAGTGAGGTGGAGCACGAATGGCTTGGAGCCCGGGGACTCGCATGAGCCACAGAGGAGACAGGAG GTCCTTGAAGAGATTCAAGCCCCCCATCAAGGCCAGATCAGCGGCACTCTGAACAAATGCATCCTTCTTGCACTGCTCATTGCCATCAGTATGGGATTTGGACACTTCTATG GCACAGTACAGATTCAGGAAAGGCAGAGGATTGTGGAAAAGAGTCGTGTGAATGAGCTGGAGACACCGTGTAAGAGAGAGATGGATATTGTCAGTAAG GCACAAAGACAAAATTTATATAACCAACTGTCACAAGCCAAGAGCGAGATGGGGTCTCGGCAGAAGGATTTGACCATGGAAAACCAGCACCTTAAAATCACTCTCGAGAAAGAGGAGGCGTCCCTCTCGGCCTTACAGGAGGAACTGAGGTACCTACGTGGACAGATTCGAGAGTTAGAGGAGAGAGGAGCTGGAACAGACTCGATCTTGTCCGAAAACCAACGTTTGAAGGGCCACTTGCAAGAGGAGAAGCAGAAAGTGCGTAGCTTCATCAGCCAAAGGGAGGCGCTCATGAGCGAGGCTCAGGTCCTACGGAAGGAGCTCGATAAAGAACGAAAGGTTACAGACAAGCTGAAAGAGGACCTTGAGGAAATGAGTCAGAAAGAGGAAGACATGGAGGGAAAGACTGATCCAGAGACCAAAGAACTCCAGGCTCGTCTTCTGGAGCTCGAGAACAAGTTGCGATTTGAGCAGCAACGCTCAGATCTTTGGGAgagactctacgtagagtcaaagGAGAAGAAAGCAAAAGGTGATCAGGATGTAAAGACCAAGATTCCGAAGGATGGGATGATGGGAAAGGTGAAGGAAACTTTTGATGCTGTTAAGAATTCCACAAAAGAGTTTGTGCACCATCACAAGGAGCAGATCAAGAAGGCCAAAGAAGCAGTAAAGGAAAATCTCAGGAAGTTTTCAGACTCTGTTAAATCCACGTTCAGACACTTTAAATACTCCGCCTCCAATGTTTTCAATAGGGGTGACGAAAAGAGGTTCCAAGAGAGGAAGGACGCCAAACCTCAAAGTCAGACATTTCAGCAAGATGGGTTTAAAGAACAGGGCAACAAACGTGGAGAAGACATCCATTGGCAGCCTCAAAAACCTTTACATCGACACCCTCGCAAATCAACCATCGACTCTTTTCACGGCGATAGCAACACACGCAAACCCGGCACTCAGAAAGATCAAAGTCAGAAAATGCCCCCCAAAGGGTGTTCAGGTGTTTTTGATTGTGCTTATCAGGAGTCTATGAGTCTGTTCAATAAGGCAATGGACCCCATCCGTGCGGATGAGTTTAACGAACTCTTGCGAAGCTATCTTCAGAAAGAGGTCGGCTATTTCCGCCACTGGAGGGAGCTAGAGAGCTTCATCAATAATTTCTTCCATAATGGCGTCTTTATACACGACCAGATGCTATTTACCGACTTTGTTAGTAGTGTTGAGGATTATCTTGAGGAAATGGATGAATATCACAGTCTTGACGATGACGTATTCGAAGATCTGGATGACTACATCTACAGGCACATATTTGGCGATACGTACTTAAAATATTTTGGGCCGAG TCGACCCTTTGAAGGGCCGGGGTCAAAGGGCAAGCCATGGCGTCATTGTCTGCGGCAAAAGAGGAAGCACCAGCAGCCACGCCCTCGGCCTCAAAGAGCCAAGAAATGGAGCCAATCAGGACGCTATCCCAACCAACAGTTTGCTGATGTCAAAATAGAGCTTGGCCCTATGCCCTTTGATCCAAAATACTAG
- the LOC127661756 gene encoding cell cycle progression protein 1-like isoform X2, which yields MSESSSDTESSCGWTVISNEGSDIETLGPDNVGDCDGEVSLTPDIPAECEEESLVESSLELTLRAEVTSVVEPARETGEDVAREDHTILCSSSENSDIITLGDTREADIDTWVEPVAKETEETGSEELYLGSSSSSHYTFREVETMDWWRCGWGFSRTLWEYGSQLQSSLSFSVFPVDQPVQRDSSNSSSEEDDDEMKSSPVVRRRRVRWSTNGLEPGDSHEPQRRQEVLEEIQAPHQGQISGTLNKCILLALLIAISMGFGHFYGTVQIQERQRIVEKSRVNELETPCKREMDIVSKEVVENLKEDLEEKQDMVLSLTSIMDKITKENQHLRFKQEELQAQRQNLYNQLSQAKSEMGSRQKDLTMENQHLKITLEKEEASLSALQEELRYLRGQIRELEERGAGTDSILSENQRLKGHLQEEKQKVRSFISQREALMSEAQVLRKELDKERKVTDKLKEDLEEMSQKEEDMEGKTDPETKELQARLLELENKLRFEQQRSDLWERLYVESKEKKAKGDQDVKTKIPKDGMMGKVKETFDAVKNSTKEFVHHHKEQIKKAKEAVKENLRKFSDSVKSTFRHFKYSASNVFNRGDEKRFQERKDAKPQSQTFQQDGFKEQGNKRGEDIHWQPQKPLHRHPRKSTIDSFHGDSNTRKPGTQKDQSQKMPPKGCSGVFDCAYQESMSLFNKAMDPIRADEFNELLRSYLQKEVGYFRHWRELESFINNFFHNGVFIHDQMLFTDFVSSVEDYLEEMDEYHSLDDDVFEDLDDYIYRHIFGDTYLKYFGPSRPFEGPGSKGKPWRHCLRQKRKHQQPRPRPQRAKKWSQSGRYPNQQFADVKIELGPMPFDPKY from the exons ATGTCTGAAAGCTCCAGCGACACTGAATCTTCCTGTGGATGGACTGTCATTAGTAATGAG GGTTCAGATATTGAGACGCTGGGACCTGATAATGTTGGAGACTGTGATGGAGAGGTTAGCCTTACTCCGGATATACCAGCCG AATGTGAAGAGGAAAGTCTGGTTGAGTCTTCTCTGGAACTCACCTTGAGAGCGGAGGTGACTTCGGTGGTGGAACCCGCCAGAGAG ACAGGAGAGGATGTTGCTCGAGAAGACCATACGATTCTTTGCTCCTCCAGTGAGAACTCTGACATCATTACTCTGGGGGACACTCGGGAGGCAGATATTGACACATGGGTGGAGCCTGTTGCTAAGGAGAcggaggaaacaggaagtgaaGAGCTCTATCTTGGATCTTCATCAAGCAGCCACTATACCTTCAGAGAGGTAGAGACAA TGGATTGGTGGAGGTGTGGATGGGGATTTTCCAGAACGCTGTGGGAATATGGCAGCCAGCTGCagagctctctctctttctcag TTTTTCCAGTGGATCAGCCTGTGCAGAGAGACTCCAGTAACAGCAGCAGcgaggaagatgatgatgagaTGAAGAGCAGTCCTGTGGTGAGGAGACGTAGAGTGAGGTGGAGCACGAATGGCTTGGAGCCCGGGGACTCGCATGAGCCACAGAGGAGACAGGAG GTCCTTGAAGAGATTCAAGCCCCCCATCAAGGCCAGATCAGCGGCACTCTGAACAAATGCATCCTTCTTGCACTGCTCATTGCCATCAGTATGGGATTTGGACACTTCTATG GCACAGTACAGATTCAGGAAAGGCAGAGGATTGTGGAAAAGAGTCGTGTGAATGAGCTGGAGACACCGTGTAAGAGAGAGATGGATATTGTCAGTAAG GAAGTGGTTGAGAATCTAAAGGAAGATCTAGAGGAAAAGCAGGATATGGTGCTGTCCCTCACAAGCATTATGGATAAAATAACTAAAGAAAACCAGCATCTCCGATTTAAACAGGAAGAGCTACAG GCACAAAGACAAAATTTATATAACCAACTGTCACAAGCCAAGAGCGAGATGGGGTCTCGGCAGAAGGATTTGACCATGGAAAACCAGCACCTTAAAATCACTCTCGAGAAAGAGGAGGCGTCCCTCTCGGCCTTACAGGAGGAACTGAGGTACCTACGTGGACAGATTCGAGAGTTAGAGGAGAGAGGAGCTGGAACAGACTCGATCTTGTCCGAAAACCAACGTTTGAAGGGCCACTTGCAAGAGGAGAAGCAGAAAGTGCGTAGCTTCATCAGCCAAAGGGAGGCGCTCATGAGCGAGGCTCAGGTCCTACGGAAGGAGCTCGATAAAGAACGAAAGGTTACAGACAAGCTGAAAGAGGACCTTGAGGAAATGAGTCAGAAAGAGGAAGACATGGAGGGAAAGACTGATCCAGAGACCAAAGAACTCCAGGCTCGTCTTCTGGAGCTCGAGAACAAGTTGCGATTTGAGCAGCAACGCTCAGATCTTTGGGAgagactctacgtagagtcaaagGAGAAGAAAGCAAAAGGTGATCAGGATGTAAAGACCAAGATTCCGAAGGATGGGATGATGGGAAAGGTGAAGGAAACTTTTGATGCTGTTAAGAATTCCACAAAAGAGTTTGTGCACCATCACAAGGAGCAGATCAAGAAGGCCAAAGAAGCAGTAAAGGAAAATCTCAGGAAGTTTTCAGACTCTGTTAAATCCACGTTCAGACACTTTAAATACTCCGCCTCCAATGTTTTCAATAGGGGTGACGAAAAGAGGTTCCAAGAGAGGAAGGACGCCAAACCTCAAAGTCAGACATTTCAGCAAGATGGGTTTAAAGAACAGGGCAACAAACGTGGAGAAGACATCCATTGGCAGCCTCAAAAACCTTTACATCGACACCCTCGCAAATCAACCATCGACTCTTTTCACGGCGATAGCAACACACGCAAACCCGGCACTCAGAAAGATCAAAGTCAGAAAATGCCCCCCAAAGGGTGTTCAGGTGTTTTTGATTGTGCTTATCAGGAGTCTATGAGTCTGTTCAATAAGGCAATGGACCCCATCCGTGCGGATGAGTTTAACGAACTCTTGCGAAGCTATCTTCAGAAAGAGGTCGGCTATTTCCGCCACTGGAGGGAGCTAGAGAGCTTCATCAATAATTTCTTCCATAATGGCGTCTTTATACACGACCAGATGCTATTTACCGACTTTGTTAGTAGTGTTGAGGATTATCTTGAGGAAATGGATGAATATCACAGTCTTGACGATGACGTATTCGAAGATCTGGATGACTACATCTACAGGCACATATTTGGCGATACGTACTTAAAATATTTTGGGCCGAG TCGACCCTTTGAAGGGCCGGGGTCAAAGGGCAAGCCATGGCGTCATTGTCTGCGGCAAAAGAGGAAGCACCAGCAGCCACGCCCTCGGCCTCAAAGAGCCAAGAAATGGAGCCAATCAGGACGCTATCCCAACCAACAGTTTGCTGATGTCAAAATAGAGCTTGGCCCTATGCCCTTTGATCCAAAATACTAG
- the LOC127661756 gene encoding cell cycle progression protein 1-like isoform X3 — MSESSSDTESSCGWTVISNEGSDIETLGPDNVGDCDGEVSLTPDIPAAECEEESLVESSLELTLRAEVTSVVEPARETGEDVAREDHTILCSSSENSDIITLGDTREADIDTWVEPVAKETEETGSEELYLGSSSSSHYTFREVETIFPVDQPVQRDSSNSSSEEDDDEMKSSPVVRRRRVRWSTNGLEPGDSHEPQRRQEVLEEIQAPHQGQISGTLNKCILLALLIAISMGFGHFYGTVQIQERQRIVEKSRVNELETPCKREMDIVSKEVVENLKEDLEEKQDMVLSLTSIMDKITKENQHLRFKQEELQAQRQNLYNQLSQAKSEMGSRQKDLTMENQHLKITLEKEEASLSALQEELRYLRGQIRELEERGAGTDSILSENQRLKGHLQEEKQKVRSFISQREALMSEAQVLRKELDKERKVTDKLKEDLEEMSQKEEDMEGKTDPETKELQARLLELENKLRFEQQRSDLWERLYVESKEKKAKGDQDVKTKIPKDGMMGKVKETFDAVKNSTKEFVHHHKEQIKKAKEAVKENLRKFSDSVKSTFRHFKYSASNVFNRGDEKRFQERKDAKPQSQTFQQDGFKEQGNKRGEDIHWQPQKPLHRHPRKSTIDSFHGDSNTRKPGTQKDQSQKMPPKGCSGVFDCAYQESMSLFNKAMDPIRADEFNELLRSYLQKEVGYFRHWRELESFINNFFHNGVFIHDQMLFTDFVSSVEDYLEEMDEYHSLDDDVFEDLDDYIYRHIFGDTYLKYFGPSRPFEGPGSKGKPWRHCLRQKRKHQQPRPRPQRAKKWSQSGRYPNQQFADVKIELGPMPFDPKY, encoded by the exons ATGTCTGAAAGCTCCAGCGACACTGAATCTTCCTGTGGATGGACTGTCATTAGTAATGAG GGTTCAGATATTGAGACGCTGGGACCTGATAATGTTGGAGACTGTGATGGAGAGGTTAGCCTTACTCCGGATATACCAGCCG CAGAATGTGAAGAGGAAAGTCTGGTTGAGTCTTCTCTGGAACTCACCTTGAGAGCGGAGGTGACTTCGGTGGTGGAACCCGCCAGAGAG ACAGGAGAGGATGTTGCTCGAGAAGACCATACGATTCTTTGCTCCTCCAGTGAGAACTCTGACATCATTACTCTGGGGGACACTCGGGAGGCAGATATTGACACATGGGTGGAGCCTGTTGCTAAGGAGAcggaggaaacaggaagtgaaGAGCTCTATCTTGGATCTTCATCAAGCAGCCACTATACCTTCAGAGAGGTAGAGACAA TTTTTCCAGTGGATCAGCCTGTGCAGAGAGACTCCAGTAACAGCAGCAGcgaggaagatgatgatgagaTGAAGAGCAGTCCTGTGGTGAGGAGACGTAGAGTGAGGTGGAGCACGAATGGCTTGGAGCCCGGGGACTCGCATGAGCCACAGAGGAGACAGGAG GTCCTTGAAGAGATTCAAGCCCCCCATCAAGGCCAGATCAGCGGCACTCTGAACAAATGCATCCTTCTTGCACTGCTCATTGCCATCAGTATGGGATTTGGACACTTCTATG GCACAGTACAGATTCAGGAAAGGCAGAGGATTGTGGAAAAGAGTCGTGTGAATGAGCTGGAGACACCGTGTAAGAGAGAGATGGATATTGTCAGTAAG GAAGTGGTTGAGAATCTAAAGGAAGATCTAGAGGAAAAGCAGGATATGGTGCTGTCCCTCACAAGCATTATGGATAAAATAACTAAAGAAAACCAGCATCTCCGATTTAAACAGGAAGAGCTACAG GCACAAAGACAAAATTTATATAACCAACTGTCACAAGCCAAGAGCGAGATGGGGTCTCGGCAGAAGGATTTGACCATGGAAAACCAGCACCTTAAAATCACTCTCGAGAAAGAGGAGGCGTCCCTCTCGGCCTTACAGGAGGAACTGAGGTACCTACGTGGACAGATTCGAGAGTTAGAGGAGAGAGGAGCTGGAACAGACTCGATCTTGTCCGAAAACCAACGTTTGAAGGGCCACTTGCAAGAGGAGAAGCAGAAAGTGCGTAGCTTCATCAGCCAAAGGGAGGCGCTCATGAGCGAGGCTCAGGTCCTACGGAAGGAGCTCGATAAAGAACGAAAGGTTACAGACAAGCTGAAAGAGGACCTTGAGGAAATGAGTCAGAAAGAGGAAGACATGGAGGGAAAGACTGATCCAGAGACCAAAGAACTCCAGGCTCGTCTTCTGGAGCTCGAGAACAAGTTGCGATTTGAGCAGCAACGCTCAGATCTTTGGGAgagactctacgtagagtcaaagGAGAAGAAAGCAAAAGGTGATCAGGATGTAAAGACCAAGATTCCGAAGGATGGGATGATGGGAAAGGTGAAGGAAACTTTTGATGCTGTTAAGAATTCCACAAAAGAGTTTGTGCACCATCACAAGGAGCAGATCAAGAAGGCCAAAGAAGCAGTAAAGGAAAATCTCAGGAAGTTTTCAGACTCTGTTAAATCCACGTTCAGACACTTTAAATACTCCGCCTCCAATGTTTTCAATAGGGGTGACGAAAAGAGGTTCCAAGAGAGGAAGGACGCCAAACCTCAAAGTCAGACATTTCAGCAAGATGGGTTTAAAGAACAGGGCAACAAACGTGGAGAAGACATCCATTGGCAGCCTCAAAAACCTTTACATCGACACCCTCGCAAATCAACCATCGACTCTTTTCACGGCGATAGCAACACACGCAAACCCGGCACTCAGAAAGATCAAAGTCAGAAAATGCCCCCCAAAGGGTGTTCAGGTGTTTTTGATTGTGCTTATCAGGAGTCTATGAGTCTGTTCAATAAGGCAATGGACCCCATCCGTGCGGATGAGTTTAACGAACTCTTGCGAAGCTATCTTCAGAAAGAGGTCGGCTATTTCCGCCACTGGAGGGAGCTAGAGAGCTTCATCAATAATTTCTTCCATAATGGCGTCTTTATACACGACCAGATGCTATTTACCGACTTTGTTAGTAGTGTTGAGGATTATCTTGAGGAAATGGATGAATATCACAGTCTTGACGATGACGTATTCGAAGATCTGGATGACTACATCTACAGGCACATATTTGGCGATACGTACTTAAAATATTTTGGGCCGAG TCGACCCTTTGAAGGGCCGGGGTCAAAGGGCAAGCCATGGCGTCATTGTCTGCGGCAAAAGAGGAAGCACCAGCAGCCACGCCCTCGGCCTCAAAGAGCCAAGAAATGGAGCCAATCAGGACGCTATCCCAACCAACAGTTTGCTGATGTCAAAATAGAGCTTGGCCCTATGCCCTTTGATCCAAAATACTAG